The proteins below come from a single Priestia megaterium NBRC 15308 = ATCC 14581 genomic window:
- a CDS encoding type IV secretory system conjugative DNA transfer family protein produces the protein MAFYHKNSSKNSIILGKMGKGRAFYLKKKLFNKYFYEGNLMLGMSEEGIASLKESGNQNVLVVGKTGIGKTSTYSVPNILVEQERSLIVIDPARELYQQTYVEKGNQGYNIETKSLSECHDGVLKHLVQQLFEKKTILYLHVHAFYHNASEEERVRKLFKLLYEFITNTKKRYHGVHVLFEEARGYKIPDLLRLLETCNSYQIQFSLVIQTVDCLNRLYGKEAAKSILNSCLMKLLMGTESMEDAEYFSDLIGREMSPKEILYMPYEKSLLTYASGSQIIDKLPVMSRFE, from the coding sequence ATGGCGTTTTATCATAAAAATAGCTCTAAAAATTCTATTATCCTAGGAAAAATGGGAAAAGGAAGAGCCTTCTATTTAAAAAAGAAACTATTCAACAAATATTTTTATGAAGGAAACCTGATGCTAGGTATGAGTGAAGAAGGAATCGCCTCGTTGAAGGAAAGTGGAAATCAGAATGTTCTTGTAGTAGGAAAGACAGGTATCGGTAAAACGTCAACCTACAGTGTTCCAAATATCTTAGTAGAACAAGAGAGAAGTTTGATCGTAATTGATCCAGCAAGAGAATTATATCAACAGACCTATGTTGAAAAAGGGAATCAAGGTTATAACATTGAGACCAAATCTCTAAGTGAATGCCATGATGGAGTACTAAAGCACTTAGTTCAACAGCTTTTTGAAAAGAAGACGATCTTATATCTTCATGTACATGCATTTTATCATAACGCTTCTGAAGAAGAGCGAGTAAGGAAACTTTTTAAACTATTATATGAATTCATAACAAATACAAAAAAGAGATATCATGGTGTTCATGTCTTATTTGAAGAAGCCCGTGGTTATAAAATACCTGATTTACTGCGCCTTTTAGAAACGTGCAACTCCTATCAAATTCAATTTTCTCTTGTCATTCAAACAGTAGATTGCTTAAATCGCTTATACGGAAAAGAGGCTGCTAAATCAATTTTAAATAGCTGTCTAATGAAATTATTAATGGGAACTGAGAGCATGGAGGACGCTGAATATTTTAGCGACCTTATAGGTAGGGAAATGTCACCAAAAGAAATTTTATATATGCCTTATGAGAAATCGCTGCTGACTTACGCTTCTGGTTCACAAATAATTGATAAGTTGCCTGTGATGTCTCGTTTTGAATGA
- a CDS encoding pLS20_p028 family conjugation system transmembrane protein, with amino-acid sequence MKNEEILKKLHEFADYLDKGNIASYLLRKIGWGIIQVLSFLVDSLEGITDKVLGIKLFFNSPAIQDFIKEIQPFLYILWAFSFLYIGYMLIIHKKVNREQIMINIFISMAVLLLLNTGMVKADRFTDQAIDAVDLDGDSTVSEKIIKQNITDVAQFDVNGWKTPKLKEPNKVPQNRIQMIDITEKIDDKFKIGEDKEISKEGREILTHKAAITPDGKEGLVELENGWFDFFPELYYRWHWNFWTIAISLFVTGMTMLFISIKLAKLCYELGFNAILAQLVAPADVGDGQKLKTVLQNILNTFLVIIMIFISMKVYLIGMTYIAEHTEGVTTLILQIAFSIAVVDGPVMCERLFGIDAGLKSGWGAVAGGLAMMKGIESTMNGAKGTFKNATDLAKGIGGLGKGAAGSALQAAAGLGGLGKGLVGSKGNNGQQSSLHEEMKKAGVGGGNGKDASKGQQGGDMKQGAATGRESGQQEGGQKGNVNYAQGKGEQQGNTAIAGNGGASLHEEMKASGYDDNSSSEGTSSSVENGGASLHGEMAASGYDDNSSSEGTSSSVENGGASLHEEMVASGYDDNSSSEGTSSSVENGGASLQEEMAASGYDDNSSSEGTFSSVENGGVSLQEEMAASGYDDNSSSEGTSSTVESGGASLQEEMAASGNSGSRSESSSSIGSVSTPIQEEIQTSGYSGSPSEGGSSIGSVSTPVQEEIQTSGYGGSRSESSSSIGSVSTPIQEEIQTSGYSGSPSEGGSSIGSVSTPVQEEIQTSGYGGSRSESSSSIGSVSTPIQEEIQTSGYSESPSESSSSIGSVSTPVQEEIQTSGYSGSPSESSSSIGSTKVPSSINEPSITMPRDMDQAQRQVATTQEPRQVKETIKQDQVPASTSDIPMPHQHRTETRNIAHVVRDNVKGKIGNVKNRIESSPTLHKTKRSYQIGRNTGQDLRKLVSKKQKKLDEK; translated from the coding sequence ATGAAAAATGAAGAGATTCTGAAAAAGCTACATGAATTTGCCGATTACCTTGATAAAGGAAACATTGCTTCGTATTTATTGAGAAAAATAGGGTGGGGCATTATACAAGTACTATCTTTTCTCGTGGATAGTTTAGAAGGGATTACAGACAAGGTATTAGGCATTAAGCTCTTTTTTAATTCACCTGCGATTCAAGATTTCATTAAAGAGATCCAGCCGTTTCTCTATATCTTGTGGGCATTTTCCTTCCTGTATATCGGTTATATGTTAATCATCCATAAAAAAGTTAATCGAGAACAAATCATGATTAACATTTTTATTTCAATGGCTGTGTTGCTTTTATTAAACACAGGTATGGTAAAAGCTGATAGATTTACCGATCAAGCCATTGATGCGGTTGATTTAGATGGAGATAGTACTGTTAGTGAAAAGATTATTAAACAAAATATAACCGATGTCGCTCAATTTGATGTGAATGGGTGGAAGACACCTAAACTGAAAGAACCCAATAAAGTACCACAAAATCGTATTCAGATGATTGATATTACTGAGAAAATAGATGATAAGTTTAAAATAGGAGAAGATAAAGAGATAAGTAAAGAAGGGCGGGAAATTTTAACTCATAAAGCTGCCATTACCCCTGATGGAAAAGAAGGGTTAGTAGAGCTTGAAAATGGATGGTTTGATTTCTTTCCAGAGCTTTACTATCGCTGGCACTGGAACTTTTGGACGATTGCTATTTCTCTTTTTGTCACAGGCATGACGATGCTGTTTATATCTATTAAACTAGCAAAGTTATGCTATGAGCTAGGGTTTAATGCAATTTTGGCTCAGTTAGTAGCCCCTGCGGATGTAGGAGATGGACAAAAGTTAAAAACTGTTCTACAAAACATATTGAATACGTTCCTAGTGATTATTATGATTTTCATTTCGATGAAAGTCTATCTGATAGGCATGACTTATATAGCTGAACACACGGAAGGTGTCACAACGCTTATTCTTCAGATTGCCTTTAGTATTGCAGTTGTAGATGGACCGGTCATGTGTGAGCGTCTTTTCGGAATTGATGCGGGACTCAAAAGTGGTTGGGGGGCTGTCGCAGGCGGTCTTGCGATGATGAAAGGAATAGAAAGCACTATGAATGGTGCGAAAGGGACATTCAAAAATGCAACAGATCTTGCAAAAGGGATTGGAGGTCTTGGAAAAGGTGCAGCTGGCAGTGCTCTTCAAGCTGCCGCAGGTCTTGGAGGGCTTGGTAAAGGATTAGTAGGAAGTAAAGGGAATAACGGCCAACAATCCAGTCTACATGAAGAAATGAAAAAAGCCGGAGTCGGAGGAGGAAATGGAAAAGATGCTTCTAAAGGACAACAGGGAGGAGATATGAAGCAAGGAGCCGCAACCGGCAGAGAATCCGGTCAACAAGAAGGTGGACAAAAAGGGAATGTTAACTACGCCCAAGGAAAAGGGGAGCAACAAGGAAATACAGCCATCGCAGGAAATGGAGGGGCTTCCCTTCATGAAGAAATGAAGGCCTCTGGTTATGATGATAACAGCTCAAGTGAAGGAACATCTTCTAGTGTAGAAAACGGAGGAGCTTCTCTTCACGGGGAAATGGCGGCTTCTGGTTATGATGACAACAGCTCAAGTGAAGGAACATCTTCTAGTGTAGAAAACGGAGGAGCTTCTCTTCACGAGGAAATGGTGGCTTCTGGTTATGATGACAACAGCTCAAGTGAAGGAACATCTTCTAGTGTAGAAAACGGGGGAGCTTCTCTTCAAGAGGAAATGGCGGCTTCTGGTTACGATGATAACAGCTCAAGTGAGGGAACATTTTCTAGTGTAGAAAATGGAGGAGTTTCTCTTCAAGAGGAAATGGCGGCTTCTGGTTACGATGATAACAGCTCAAGTGAGGGAACATCTTCTACAGTAGAAAGTGGAGGAGCTTCCCTTCAAGAGGAAATGGCGGCTTCTGGAAATAGTGGAAGCCGAAGTGAAAGCAGCTCCTCTATAGGAAGCGTAAGTACACCTATTCAAGAGGAGATTCAAACTTCCGGTTATAGTGGCAGCCCAAGTGAAGGCGGTTCTTCTATAGGAAGTGTAAGTACACCCGTTCAAGAGGAGATCCAAACTTCCGGTTATGGTGGAAGCCGAAGTGAAAGCAGCTCCTCTATAGGAAGCGTAAGTACACCTATTCAAGAGGAGATTCAAACTTCCGGTTATAGTGGCAGCCCAAGTGAAGGCGGTTCTTCTATAGGAAGTGTAAGTACACCTGTTCAAGAGGAGATCCAAACTTCCGGTTATGGTGGAAGCCGAAGTGAAAGCAGCTCCTCTATAGGAAGCGTAAGTACACCTATTCAAGAGGAGATTCAAACTTCCGGTTATAGTGAAAGTCCAAGTGAAAGCAGTTCTTCTATAGGAAGCGTAAGTACGCCTGTTCAAGAGGAGATCCAAACTTCCGGTTATAGTGGCAGCCCAAGTGAAAGCAGCTCTTCTATAGGAAGTACAAAGGTTCCTTCATCAATAAATGAACCTTCTATTACGATGCCGAGAGACATGGATCAGGCACAAAGACAAGTGGCAACTACCCAAGAACCTCGTCAGGTAAAAGAAACCATCAAGCAAGATCAGGTTCCTGCTTCCACAAGTGATATTCCAATGCCACATCAACATCGGACAGAAACGCGGAATATCGCCCATGTCGTGCGTGATAATGTTAAAGGGAAAATAGGAAACGTTAAGAACCGAATTGAAAGCTCACCAACGCTTCATAAGACAAAGCGCTCGTATCAAATCGGGCGTAATACGGGGCAAGATTTACGTAAACTTGTGTCTAAGAAACAAAAGAAATTAGATGAGAAGTAA
- a CDS encoding ATP-binding protein, with product MFIMVALLWLMSSILFFRNPQNEKIRWASIIGFFGGFGGIGALLGKGVNRPEWILHLDGIFTSIGHYFTPYGMLIFGLVYSDVIRNTGKRNILKLLCLIPIFIMYPIFQVYPEFKVDFRILALWVVPYVVTANILLIYSAWREDRPTIKRRKILTCIFVIPMFTFVLVTNIILEALGIVGVWHYNPWIIVSQFLVFVYFGARYGILGVRIRFEKEIRDSKMKAARSGSALFNHTIKNEIAKIDLLVNQLKEQIALDEKSSEKLNLVLNSTNHLLELSTRIQSKLNTIKLKESEFSLNESIDRAIKLSNAYLYNNQDIKIMRQYMADVTIVGDTEQLQETYLNIIKNAIEAMDGKGQILIRVYASRKKVYIDFIDNGKGIEKADLNRILDPFYSTKGSTNDYGLGLTQCYNILQKHDGSISVKSQVNKGTIFTLSIPSKRVVDIKISEQSNSNSIGEKGLWTTKLN from the coding sequence ATGTTTATAATGGTAGCTTTACTTTGGTTAATGAGTTCAATTCTTTTTTTTAGAAATCCTCAAAATGAAAAAATTAGGTGGGCCAGTATTATAGGGTTTTTCGGAGGTTTCGGGGGAATAGGAGCTCTACTGGGAAAGGGAGTAAATCGTCCAGAATGGATATTACACTTAGATGGAATATTTACATCGATAGGACACTACTTTACTCCATACGGTATGTTGATTTTTGGATTAGTTTATTCAGATGTCATTAGAAATACGGGAAAGAGAAATATATTAAAGCTGCTTTGTCTAATCCCAATCTTCATTATGTATCCTATTTTTCAAGTGTATCCAGAGTTTAAAGTGGATTTTCGTATTTTAGCATTATGGGTAGTACCCTATGTTGTTACAGCAAACATTTTATTAATCTATTCTGCTTGGCGAGAAGATCGACCAACTATTAAAAGAAGAAAGATATTAACTTGCATATTTGTCATACCAATGTTTACCTTTGTTTTGGTTACAAATATTATTTTAGAAGCATTAGGTATTGTAGGCGTATGGCACTACAATCCGTGGATTATTGTCAGTCAATTTCTAGTGTTCGTTTATTTTGGAGCTAGATATGGAATTCTGGGTGTGCGAATTAGGTTTGAAAAGGAAATACGGGATTCTAAAATGAAAGCAGCACGTTCTGGATCAGCTTTATTTAACCATACAATAAAAAATGAAATAGCTAAAATTGATTTGCTAGTAAATCAATTAAAGGAACAAATCGCACTCGATGAAAAATCTTCTGAAAAGCTAAATTTAGTATTAAATTCAACAAATCACCTTCTAGAGTTATCAACACGCATTCAAAGCAAGCTAAACACTATAAAGCTTAAAGAATCTGAATTCTCCCTTAATGAAAGTATTGATAGGGCTATTAAATTATCTAATGCTTATTTATATAATAATCAAGATATTAAAATCATGAGACAGTACATGGCTGATGTCACAATAGTTGGTGATACTGAGCAATTACAAGAAACTTACTTGAACATAATCAAAAACGCTATTGAAGCTATGGATGGAAAAGGCCAAATTTTAATAAGAGTCTATGCATCTCGTAAAAAAGTTTATATCGATTTTATAGATAATGGTAAGGGTATAGAGAAAGCTGATCTTAATCGTATATTAGATCCTTTTTATTCAACAAAAGGATCTACAAATGATTATGGTCTGGGTTTAACTCAATGTTATAACATTCTCCAAAAACACGATGGAAGTATTTCAGTGAAAAGTCAAGTTAATAAAGGAACGATATTCACATTGTCAATTCCATCCAAGAGAGTTGTTGATATCAAAATAAGCGAACAATCTAATTCTAACTCGATAGGAGAAAAAGGCCTATGGACGACAAAATTAAATTGA
- a CDS encoding helix-turn-helix domain-containing protein codes for MNELKKYIGTKIKEHRKSLGMTTIELGKLSNTSQSTISTIERGERFGTFDTMINVCEALQITLYDILPPEKSENLNVPQIHNERIALILDRLSSEDIEVTETLVINDMSLLRTLNKLNPNQKRHLSNHLNSIINND; via the coding sequence ATGAATGAACTTAAAAAGTACATCGGCACAAAAATTAAGGAACATCGTAAGAGCCTTGGTATGACCACCATTGAATTAGGAAAATTATCAAATACATCTCAGAGTACTATTAGTACCATAGAACGTGGGGAAAGATTTGGTACATTTGATACCATGATAAATGTGTGTGAAGCTCTTCAAATCACCTTATACGACATATTACCTCCAGAAAAAAGTGAAAATTTAAATGTTCCTCAGATTCATAATGAACGCATCGCACTTATATTAGATAGGTTATCTTCTGAAGATATTGAGGTAACAGAAACTCTTGTTATAAACGATATGTCGCTCTTAAGAACACTGAATAAATTAAACCCTAATCAGAAAAGACATTTATCCAATCACCTAAATTCGATAATAAATAATGATTGA
- a CDS encoding helix-turn-helix transcriptional regulator, whose protein sequence is MLEINSIREKRLKNKWSQCYLAQISGVPQSTISQIESGLRPYPRFESMKKLAEALEIQLEDILLPSRKQIK, encoded by the coding sequence GTGTTAGAAATAAATTCCATACGTGAGAAAAGGTTGAAAAATAAGTGGAGTCAGTGCTATTTAGCACAAATATCAGGAGTCCCACAATCGACTATATCTCAAATTGAAAGTGGGCTTCGACCATATCCAAGGTTTGAAAGTATGAAGAAACTAGCTGAAGCTTTGGAGATCCAGTTAGAAGATATTCTTTTACCTAGTCGTAAGCAGATAAAATGA
- a CDS encoding DUF5592 family protein, producing MANYTIPKEISTELKINKSLYLFDLLFIIGLLLFTMMLRYFIHPMLHIPFYVFMGIFGLIMILRPLTNPQKRMYEILLLTMVRKKSTYCAIDRDYE from the coding sequence ATGGCAAACTATACAATTCCCAAAGAGATTTCAACGGAATTGAAGATTAATAAATCGCTTTATTTATTTGATTTGTTGTTTATCATCGGCTTATTACTTTTCACGATGATGTTACGCTATTTTATTCATCCGATGCTCCATATTCCGTTTTACGTGTTTATGGGCATATTTGGTCTGATTATGATTCTTCGACCCTTAACCAATCCTCAAAAACGGATGTATGAAATCTTATTACTCACGATGGTACGCAAGAAAAGCACCTATTGCGCCATTGATCGGGATTATGAATAA
- a CDS encoding response regulator, with product MDDKIKLMIVEDDLVWMQSISDYVQKDDDIIVVEQAYNKEEALQVDCTNIDVVLLDLSLSIDDENFSGLEVASYLYKKGLKKIIMLTSWDEKDIILECFDTGVVNYITKTSYRDIPNAIREAFRGKVSLHADVTNVLVGELRKERKVKILTPTEREVYTLKEQGLNKSQIADKLYKSVETIKRQLRIIKSKMQ from the coding sequence ATGGACGACAAAATTAAATTGATGATCGTAGAAGATGATTTAGTTTGGATGCAATCTATAAGTGATTATGTACAAAAGGATGACGATATCATTGTTGTTGAGCAAGCTTACAACAAAGAAGAAGCATTACAAGTTGATTGTACCAATATAGATGTAGTGTTATTAGATTTATCACTTTCAATTGATGATGAAAACTTCAGTGGTCTTGAGGTCGCTAGTTATCTATATAAAAAGGGTTTAAAGAAAATTATTATGCTAACCTCTTGGGATGAAAAGGATATTATACTTGAATGCTTTGATACAGGGGTTGTTAATTACATAACGAAAACATCTTATAGAGATATCCCTAATGCTATTAGAGAAGCGTTTAGAGGGAAAGTTAGTCTCCATGCTGATGTTACAAATGTATTGGTTGGAGAATTAAGGAAAGAAAGAAAAGTAAAGATATTAACACCAACAGAACGTGAAGTTTATACCTTAAAAGAACAAGGGTTAAATAAATCACAAATCGCTGACAAATTATATAAATCTGTCGAAACAATAAAAAGACAATTACGAATTATAAAAAGCAAAATGCAGTGA
- a CDS encoding reverse transcriptase/maturase family protein — MRSPKIVLGNLASHSNKAGYKYKKLYRNLYNPLFFLDAYQNIYASEGNMTAGTDGKTIDGMSTERISALIDKLRDYSYQPKPVRRVYIPKKNGKKRPLGIPSVEDKLVQEVIKNLLQSIYEPTFSKFSHGFRPEKSCHTALIQVKGTFTGSRWFIEGDIEGFFDNINHHILIHTLRKRIDDEQFISLIWKFLRAGYLEEWKFHKTFSGAPQGGILSPLLANIYLNELDNFINRYKSTFDVGKVRRINPAYSKIQHQINRVKKELRESKEIDEVREKELTNKVHELLAERERIPQRYPMDENYKRIQYVRYADDFLIGVIGSKEDAYKVKKDIANFLKSELKLTLSEEKTLITNTRHKARFLGYDVKVLRDFHSKRRSDGIKTRAFSLKCELYMPTDLVYSRLFKKGVIKVNQKTGQWKPMHRPELIKLVPLEILRNYNAQIRGTYQYYQLAVNVCHLNSYKYLLEYSMYKTLANKYRTTLGKAKQKFMVNGIFQVSYMTKSGKKTEVLYDKGFRRNKAPITKKDIEKLPSEVSYQSRTSLIQRLMANQCEWCKAEEGSMEVHHVRKLKNLKGKKKWERQMIARSRKTMVLCRKCHHDLHNGKLD, encoded by the coding sequence TTGCGAAGCCCAAAAATCGTATTAGGAAATCTAGCATCTCACAGTAACAAAGCAGGATATAAATACAAAAAATTATATCGAAATCTGTATAACCCATTATTTTTTCTTGATGCCTATCAAAATATATACGCCAGCGAAGGAAACATGACTGCTGGAACAGATGGAAAGACCATTGACGGAATGTCTACAGAAAGAATCTCAGCACTAATTGATAAGTTACGAGATTATTCTTACCAACCAAAACCAGTAAGAAGAGTTTATATTCCAAAGAAAAATGGAAAAAAGCGTCCGTTGGGCATACCTTCCGTAGAAGATAAGTTAGTTCAAGAAGTCATCAAAAACCTATTACAATCCATCTATGAACCAACCTTTAGTAAGTTCTCTCATGGCTTTCGCCCTGAAAAAAGTTGCCATACAGCACTAATTCAGGTCAAAGGAACCTTTACTGGGAGTAGATGGTTCATTGAAGGTGATATCGAAGGTTTTTTCGACAATATTAATCATCATATCCTTATCCATACCCTAAGGAAGAGGATAGATGATGAACAATTTATTTCGCTTATATGGAAGTTCCTTAGAGCCGGATATTTAGAGGAATGGAAGTTTCATAAAACGTTTAGTGGTGCACCACAAGGTGGTATTCTTAGCCCTTTACTAGCAAATATTTATCTAAATGAGTTAGATAATTTTATAAATCGGTATAAGTCAACTTTTGATGTAGGAAAAGTTAGAAGGATAAACCCAGCTTATTCTAAAATACAACATCAAATAAACAGGGTTAAGAAAGAACTGAGGGAATCCAAGGAAATAGATGAAGTACGGGAAAAAGAATTAACCAATAAGGTACATGAGTTGTTAGCTGAAAGAGAACGTATTCCTCAACGATATCCGATGGATGAGAATTATAAACGAATCCAATATGTTAGATATGCAGATGACTTTCTCATTGGAGTTATTGGAAGCAAGGAAGATGCGTACAAGGTAAAAAAAGACATTGCTAATTTCTTGAAATCAGAACTTAAGCTAACATTATCCGAGGAGAAAACACTTATAACAAATACGAGGCATAAGGCTCGATTTTTAGGATATGACGTTAAAGTTTTGCGAGATTTTCACTCTAAACGACGAAGCGATGGAATAAAAACAAGAGCATTCTCGTTAAAATGTGAACTATATATGCCTACTGATCTTGTTTATAGTCGCCTGTTTAAAAAAGGGGTAATAAAGGTCAACCAAAAGACAGGTCAATGGAAACCAATGCACCGTCCAGAGTTAATTAAATTGGTTCCTCTTGAGATTTTAAGAAACTATAACGCCCAGATACGTGGAACCTATCAATATTACCAACTGGCAGTTAATGTGTGCCATCTAAACAGTTATAAGTATCTTCTTGAATATTCTATGTACAAAACCTTAGCAAATAAGTACCGTACTACCTTAGGTAAAGCTAAACAAAAATTTATGGTGAACGGAATATTCCAAGTCAGTTATATGACAAAGTCCGGTAAGAAAACGGAAGTGCTTTATGATAAGGGATTTCGTAGGAATAAAGCTCCTATAACTAAAAAGGATATAGAAAAACTTCCTTCGGAAGTATCATACCAATCCCGAACATCGCTTATCCAAAGGTTGATGGCTAATCAATGTGAATGGTGTAAGGCTGAAGAAGGCTCAATGGAAGTTCATCATGTTCGAAAGTTAAAGAACCTTAAAGGGAAAAAGAAATGGGAAAGACAGATGATAGCAAGAAGTCGTAAAACGATGGTACTTTGTCGAAAGTGTCATCATGACCTGCATAATGGGAAGCTAGACTGA
- a CDS encoding IS110 family transposase, giving the protein MRLFVGLDVSSFDMKVCILNGEGEKLNAFTVTNDLPGATLLKELLLDCIGDQEVDVLKIGLESTSVYSFHPSMFLHHDEDLKVFGAKVFVMNPKQIANFKKSYSDMNKTDEIDAFIIADYLRFGRNQMSVVKESQYVALQQLTRSRYQLIRMMTKEKQHFLQHLSYKCNTFSQEVDSSVFGNAMMELFLEKYSLEELAHLPLEELAAFLQEKGKNRFGDPKCVATSIQKAVRSSYRLDKVVEDSMDVILGTSIEVIRTFQKQIKEIDKAIKKLMAGLTHTLESIPGIGPVFAAGIIAEIGQIDRFDDEAKVAKYAGLYWRKHQSGRFTAEDTSLSRNGNHYLRYYLVEAANSVRKQVPDYRDYYVKKYSEVPKHQHKRALVLTARKLVRLVDALLRSHQLFTPERGVKI; this is encoded by the coding sequence GTGAGATTATTTGTTGGTTTAGATGTAAGTTCGTTTGATATGAAAGTATGCATTTTAAATGGTGAAGGAGAAAAGCTGAATGCCTTTACCGTCACCAATGACTTACCAGGCGCGACGTTGCTTAAAGAGCTTTTATTGGACTGCATAGGCGATCAAGAAGTTGACGTCTTAAAGATTGGCTTAGAATCTACATCGGTCTATAGTTTTCACCCGTCGATGTTTCTCCATCATGATGAAGACTTAAAAGTCTTCGGTGCCAAGGTGTTTGTCATGAACCCTAAACAAATAGCTAATTTTAAGAAAAGCTATTCGGACATGAACAAAACAGATGAAATCGATGCCTTTATCATTGCGGATTACTTACGTTTTGGACGTAACCAGATGTCAGTGGTCAAAGAAAGCCAATACGTGGCCTTACAACAACTGACTCGGTCCCGTTACCAACTCATTCGTATGATGACAAAAGAAAAGCAGCATTTTCTTCAACACCTAAGCTATAAGTGTAATACTTTCTCTCAAGAAGTAGACTCCTCGGTCTTCGGTAACGCAATGATGGAGCTTTTCTTAGAGAAATACAGCTTGGAAGAACTAGCCCACCTACCACTGGAGGAACTAGCAGCATTCCTTCAAGAGAAAGGGAAAAACCGATTTGGTGACCCGAAATGTGTGGCAACCTCCATTCAGAAAGCCGTGCGATCTTCGTATCGCTTGGACAAGGTAGTGGAAGATTCCATGGATGTGATACTTGGGACCTCGATCGAGGTCATTCGCACCTTCCAAAAGCAGATAAAAGAAATTGACAAAGCGATCAAAAAACTGATGGCTGGATTGACACACACGCTTGAATCCATCCCTGGCATTGGTCCCGTATTCGCTGCGGGTATCATAGCTGAAATTGGCCAAATAGACCGGTTTGATGATGAAGCTAAAGTAGCAAAATACGCAGGTCTATACTGGCGAAAGCATCAGTCTGGGCGCTTTACTGCCGAAGACACGTCCCTATCACGTAACGGTAACCACTACTTGCGATATTACTTAGTTGAAGCCGCCAACTCCGTACGAAAGCAAGTTCCAGATTACCGGGATTACTACGTGAAAAAGTACAGTGAAGTACCAAAACATCAACACAAACGTGCACTCGTTCTAACCGCAAGAAAACTCGTGCGATTGGTGGATGCGCTACTACGCAGTCACCAACTCTTTACGCCAGAAAGGGGCGTGAAAATATGA